Sequence from the Flavobacterium sp. J372 genome:
GTCGCGTAACATAAGGCCAATCTGCCAGTCATTCTTTGTTTGGTACTGTAGCCCGATATCAAAACCAAATCCCCATGAATTGGCAAAATCACCAATAATACGGCGAATCACCTTGGCATTGATACCGTAATTTAAACCGTCAAGCGGAAGTGAACGTGCGTAAGAAAGTGTCACCCCATAATCTGCCGCCGAAAACAGGCTGATTCGGTTGTAGTCGATATTACCCTCGCTGTCAATAAGCTGGGTAGTGTTAAGTATGTCATCAACACCGAAGCGTATTACCGATATTCCGAAAGCGCTCCGCTGGTCTATTGGCATAGCAAAAGCTGCATAATCATATTGTGCAATATTGGCAAAGTAGCTGGCATGCATCAGGGCTATTTGTTTATCTTCTACTTTCAAAAGTCCGGCAGGGTTCCAGTACCCGGAATTCACATCGGCGGTATGGGCCGTAACAGCATTGCTCATTCCCAATGCGGCAGCATCAACACCAATGTTCATGAATTCATTGGAGTATTTACGTATCGCCTGGCTGAATGAGGGGAGCGTTAAAAAAAGTACAAAAACGGTGAATATCCTTTTCAATGCAATAATTTGTGCAAATATGACATAAAAATCTCAATTAGTAAACTCCGTTTCTATGAAGTTATTGTGTTAACTTTGTGGTATAAAATCAATAATATGTCGGTAAAGAAGCAAATCCCTAACATAATTACACTTCTAAACCTGTCTTCAGGACTTATAGCCCTCATCTATGCTTTTGACACTAATTACCAAATGGCCTTTTTTTGGGTGACTATGGGTATATTTTTTGATTTTTGGGATGGTTTTTTCGCCCGTATCCTTAAGGCGCAAAGCCCTATAGGCCTGCAGCTTGACTCGCTTGCCGACATGGTTACAAGCGGCGTTGTTCCGGGACTGGTAATGTTCCAGATGCTTGTAGGCATTGCTGATATTCAGGACGAAATGAACCTTAGCGAAGAAAATATGTATATGGGAATGCTGCCTTATGTTGCATTTATAATAACACTTGCTTCATGCTACAGACTCGCCAAGTTTAATGTTGACACACGCCAGACAGATTCTTTTATCGGCCTCCCAACACCAGCTAATGCTTTGTTTATAATGAGCCTTCCAGTTATACAAATTCACAGCGATGGAGATGGGTGGGTTTTCAGCGCGCTTAGTAATCCTTATGTTTTGGTAGGGATTGCTTTTGTCAGCGCTTTTCTTCTAAATTCAGAAATACGACTGTTTTCACTTAAGGTAAAATACTTTAATTGGGAAACCAATAAAATTCAGGTGGTGTTTTTAGTAGTGTCAGTATTGCTGCTGTTTTTCTTCCAGTACAAAGCAATACCGCTTATCATTATCTTCTACATCCTGCTGTCTGTAATCACCAATAGGTTTAGGACATCTTCTGCAGTATAAAGATACATGGCCTGTTGTGCAGGTCAACCTTTTCTTTTTTCCACTGCGCAACTGTTTTTGTTTTTATGTATTCAGTAGGTTGTGTAATGTCTGCCGCGATGCACAAGTGCGTGTTGGGTTGCAGCGTAGCCAATACATCCTCAAGCATTTTATTGTTACGGTATGGTGTTTCCATAAAAATTTGTGCCTGATTTTTATCGTATGATAATTTTTCAAGATTTTTAAATGCTGCCTTTTTATCACTTTTTTCTATCGGCAGGTAACCGTTGAAGGCAAAGCTTTGTCCATTCATACCTGAAGCCATAAGTGCCAACAGGATAGACGAGGGGCCAACCAATGGCACTACCTGAATGCCTTTTTCATGGGCCAATTTTACAATCGCCGCACCGGGGTCGGCAACACCGGGACACCCTGCTTCACTCATCAGGCCAACGTTTTTACCCTCAATGCAGGGCTGCAAAAAACCTGCATGCTGACTCACTTCCGTATGTTTGTTCAGTACTGAAAGTTTTAGATCAGGCTGTTTTTTGGATGGAAGTATTGCCTTGATGAAGCGGCGCGCTGTCTTCTCGTTCTCAACGATATAATTGTCTATGAAGTCTATTGAACGTGCTACGGTTTCCGGCAATACTTCGCTGGCATTGCCTTCATCGCCAAGCGGCACGGGTAGGAGATAAAGTTTACCGGCAGGCATTACGAATGCTCTTTTATAAGTTTGTCGGCAACAATGCTACACGCCTGGTCAAGCATGTCATACACATTTTCAAAACCATCCTGCTCGCTCCAGTATGGGTCAGGTACATCTATATTTTTTCCGTGGAAAACCTCGTCCATCATCAGCTTTACTTTGGCTTTCGCTTCGGCATCGGGAGCCAGTTTGGTTACATCTTTATAGTTCGATGCATCCATTACGTAGATATGGTCAAACTCCGTAAAGTCAGAGGGTTTCAATTGGCGTGCTTTCTGGCAGCTAATGTCAATCCCGCGGCCCTTTGCTGTAGCAACAGAGCGCTTATCAGGGCCTTGGCCAACATGCCAGTCGCCTGTTCCGGCAGAGTCAACAATAAATTTATCTGCAGGTAATTTTGACTGCAATATACCTTCTGCCAGCGGAGAGCGGCAAATGTTCCCGAGGCATACCATCAAAATCTTAACAGGCATTTTATAAAGAGAGTTTCTTGTTGATGTCTTCTACAAACTTGCGGAACTGCTTATCTGTAGTTACAAGGTTGTCAACTGTTTTGCAGGCATGGAGAACTGTAGCATGGTCACGGTCGCCAATCTGAGAGCCGATGTTGGCAAGTGATGCTTTTGTGAACTTCTTTGCAAAGAACATAGCCAGCTGCCGTGCCTGTACCACATGGCGCTTGCGTGTTTTAGACTGAAGCGTATCTACATCAAGCTGAAAGTAGTCTGACACTACTTTTTGTATATAGTCTATTGATATTTCTCGCTTTACATTCTTTACAAATTTCTCTACAACCTGCTTGGCAAGCTCAATGGTCACTTCGCGGTGATTGAAAGACGATTGTGCAATAAGTGATATGATTGCGCCCTCAAGCTCCCGTACGTTGCTTTTGATGTTCTTGGCAACATACTCAATAATCTCTTCAGGCATTTCAACGCCATCACGATACAATATATTGTTCAGGATTGAGATACGTGTTTCGTAGTCAGGCTGGTGCAACTCTGCCGAAAGGCCCCATTTAAAGCGGGACAGCAGTCGCTGTTCAATATCCTGCATGTCAACAGGCGCTTTGTCTGATGTCAGGATAACCTGTTTTCCGTTTTGGTGCAGGTGGTTGAAGATGTGGAAAAACACATCCTGCGTACCGGTTTTACCCGAAAGGAACTGTACATCGTCTATAATAAGTACATCGATAAGCTGGTAAAAATGAATAAAGTCATTCCTTGTATTGCGCTTAACAGAATCTATATATTGTTGTGTAAATATTTCGGCAGAGATATAAAGAACGGTCTTCTCAGGATATTTCTCCTTAATATCAACACCAATGGCATGTGCAAGGTGTGTTTTGCCTAATCCTACACCGCCAAATATAAGGAGCGGGTTGAACGATGTTCCGCCCGGCTTGTTAGCAACCGCCAAACCTGCCGAACGCGCCAGCCTGTTAGAGTCTCCCTCAAGGAAATTCTCAAAGCTGTAATTGGCATTTAGCTGCGATTCTATCTTAAGATTTCGAATTCCGGGAATCACGAAAGGGTTCTTCAGTTCGGGATTTTTGTTCTGCAGCGGCACATCAACCTCCTGTGGTTTTACAGGGGCACGATGGGCGCTTGGCAACTGCTCTGTAAAGGGCTGTTTGTTGCCGTAAGTGTTCTCCATTTTAATTTTATAGAGTAACTTTGCGCTGCTGCCAAGTTCTTTTGTCAGGGCAACCTTAAGCAATTTTACGTAGTGCTCTTCAAGCCATTCATAAAAGAACTTTGAAGGCACCTGGATATATAGTGCACTGTCTGTCAGCTCAACTGCCCTAATTGGCTCAAACCAGGTCTTATAAGCCTGATCCTGGATATTGTCTTTTATGAAAACGAGACAGTTCTCCCATACCGATTGCGCAGTTTTTACCATAGATCCTGAATAATTTTGTTTAATTAAAGGTTGTTCTTACAAAAGAAACAGATACATTTTCTTCTGCTTTGGGAGAACAAATATTAGATAAAAATTTTTAAAAAAAAATTGTTTGCATGTTGATTTTATAAAAAAAATATTGTAAGCATATTTAAGAAAAATTAATAAAAAATTAACAATCAAAAAATATGAATTTTCACGAATTTAAAGTACGTGTGCGCTATGCAGAAACAGACCAGATGGGAGTGGTTTATCACGGAAATTACGCGCAATACTTCGAAATGGGGCGGGTTGAATGGCTTCGAAATCTGGGACTTAGTTATGCCTATATGGAAAAGAACGGAATTATGCTGCCGGTAGTATCTTTAACATTAAATTATAAAAAACCTGCCCGGTATGATGACCTGCTTACTGTAAGAACTATCTTAAAAAAGCAGGAGTCTGTCAAGATAGAATTTGACTATGAAATTTACAGCGAGAAAGGTGAGTTATTAACAACAGGCAACTCGGTACTTGTGTTTGTAGATATGAAAACAGGCCGGCCAGTTTTACCTCCTGATTATGTTATAGAAAAGATAGCCCACTAATCCCGAAAGGGGAATTGCTCCGACTCAAACTCCCCCTTTGGGGGGCTGGGGGCTTTTGATACTAACTGTATGCAATTGCTCAAATGCCTCAAGTACCATTGGGGCATTTTTTTTCTTGCGGCCACGATAATTTCACAGTCGTTTTCCATTTTTTGTGAAATAATATTCAGATTCTTTTCTTTAATAACCCGCATTACCTTATTCATGTCGGTATAGCCAAACTTAATGGTATAATGAACATCAATGGTTTTTTCAATAATTTCAGAAGCCTCGAGTGCCATTTGGGCTGACAGCCGATAAGCTGAAATAAGCCCCCCTACGCCCAGTTTTACTCCTCCAAAGTAGCGAACTGACACCATCAGAACATTTGTCACCCCAAATGATTGTATCTGCCCGTAGATGGGCATTCCGGCAGAATTGTTTGGTTCGCCGTCATCATTGGCTCGGTAGTAGAGCTTATCCGTTCCAATTTGGAAAGCATAGCAAAAATGCCCTGCGCCGGTGTGTTTCTTCCGCAGGTTTTCAAGGATAGGCTTTACGTCATCTTCAGTACTTATGGGAAAAGCATAGCCATAGAACTTGCTGTTCTTTTCTTTAAATAGCGTTTCTTCTGAAGGAGCAGCAAGGGTTTTGTAAGTGTCGGTTTCCTGATTTGCCATTACGGCAAAGGTATTTCATCAGTGATTCAAATGCAACAGTTACTGCATCACCTCATATCCAATTGGCTTAAAGCTACCGTTGTTGCTCATCTCTGCTGAGCATGCGGTCAATCCCACAATCAAATCCATTACGGCCTCAATGATGATATAGTCGCCGGCATTGCTTTTTGGAGGAAGGACATCAACTTTACCTGTTGCACCATCCACAGCCACATGCATAAATACATTGAAGGTGATAGGGATATCATCAGGCTCAATGCCATACTCAGCCAGCGCTTCACAAAGATTTCCAAAGCAGCCCTTGTGCGGGTTCTCATGCCCGTAAATAATCCTGAAGGTATCTTTACTGCATGGGGTAAGCAAAAAATCATGGCGGCCTACAGTATCTTCCACAATACGGAACATTATATTACTTCGGTTGCTGTAAAAAGGGTGGCCGGTTGTTAGGAATATTGTTTCGGCGTAATCTATAGTTCGGCCTGATGAAAGGTACTCTTTTTTATCATGAAGATTGAAGCAAAGCAGGTCGCTTACCTGTTCTCCTTTTATATCGGTAACCTTAAGGCGCTGGCCTTTTTTTAAGATAAATGATGTGCCGCTACGCGGATTTATTATGTGCATTTCCTGAATGATTTATATGTAATGGGCATTTCCAGCTTTCGGGCAGCTTTTCACCGGTGTATTGGTAAGCTTCAGATTTATCGCCGAAATCTGTCAGCATCGGGTTGATATCGCCCGCCAGTGCTGTATCGCGTTTCCTGATGATGTTCTGCATTTTCTTATATTGGTTGGCGTCACGCAGCTGCTCAAATTGCGCATGCGGATTAAAAACCATTGCAGGGTATTTAAACCTGCGCGCAGGCCTGCTGGCTGCCGGGTGCATGCCTATCACAAAGAAGGCTTCACCTTTAAGGCTAAAACTGAAATTTTCTGAATGCGGGTCCAGGGTCCACACGATGGTCATACTCATAGTCCACTGCATCAAGGTCTGACAGCGCCTGCAGCCTTGACCAGAA
This genomic interval carries:
- the gntA gene encoding guanitoxin biosynthesis heme-dependent pre-guanitoxin N-hydroxylase GntA; this translates as MQWTMSMTIVWTLDPHSENFSFSLKGEAFFVIGMHPAASRPARRFKYPAMVFNPHAQFEQLRDANQYKKMQNIIRKRDTALAGDINPMLTDFGDKSEAYQYTGEKLPESWKCPLHINHSGNAHNKSA
- a CDS encoding SAM-dependent methyltransferase, with product MPAGKLYLLPVPLGDEGNASEVLPETVARSIDFIDNYIVENEKTARRFIKAILPSKKQPDLKLSVLNKHTEVSQHAGFLQPCIEGKNVGLMSEAGCPGVADPGAAIVKLAHEKGIQVVPLVGPSSILLALMASGMNGQSFAFNGYLPIEKSDKKAAFKNLEKLSYDKNQAQIFMETPYRNNKMLEDVLATLQPNTHLCIAADITQPTEYIKTKTVAQWKKEKVDLHNRPCIFILQKMS
- a CDS encoding thioesterase family protein, which encodes MNFHEFKVRVRYAETDQMGVVYHGNYAQYFEMGRVEWLRNLGLSYAYMEKNGIMLPVVSLTLNYKKPARYDDLLTVRTILKKQESVKIEFDYEIYSEKGELLTTGNSVLVFVDMKTGRPVLPPDYVIEKIAH
- a CDS encoding PorV/PorQ family protein, with the protein product MNIGVDAAALGMSNAVTAHTADVNSGYWNPAGLLKVEDKQIALMHASYFANIAQYDYAAFAMPIDQRSAFGISVIRFGVDDILNTTQLIDSEGNIDYNRISLFSAADYGVTLSYARSLPLDGLNYGINAKVIRRIIGDFANSWGFGFDIGLQYQTKNDWQIGLMLRDITTTYNVWQIDEEEFQTIKDAVPGENQELPEITEITAPKAQLGFAKKFTIRYDYTIQAAVNLNMQFAQTNDIISSEIVSIDPAVGFEAGYIDLVYLRAGVGNFQNLREIDNSTRVGFQPNIGLGFKYKGIQVDYALTDIGDQSAALYSNIFSLKVDLGIFRR
- a CDS encoding low molecular weight protein-tyrosine-phosphatase, which translates into the protein MPVKILMVCLGNICRSPLAEGILQSKLPADKFIVDSAGTGDWHVGQGPDKRSVATAKGRGIDISCQKARQLKPSDFTEFDHIYVMDASNYKDVTKLAPDAEAKAKVKLMMDEVFHGKNIDVPDPYWSEQDGFENVYDMLDQACSIVADKLIKEHS
- a CDS encoding YigZ family protein, whose translation is MANQETDTYKTLAAPSEETLFKEKNSKFYGYAFPISTEDDVKPILENLRKKHTGAGHFCYAFQIGTDKLYYRANDDGEPNNSAGMPIYGQIQSFGVTNVLMVSVRYFGGVKLGVGGLISAYRLSAQMALEASEIIEKTIDVHYTIKFGYTDMNKVMRVIKEKNLNIISQKMENDCEIIVAARKKMPQWYLRHLSNCIQLVSKAPSPPKGEFESEQFPFRD
- a CDS encoding phosphatidylcholine/phosphatidylserine synthase, whose amino-acid sequence is MSVKKQIPNIITLLNLSSGLIALIYAFDTNYQMAFFWVTMGIFFDFWDGFFARILKAQSPIGLQLDSLADMVTSGVVPGLVMFQMLVGIADIQDEMNLSEENMYMGMLPYVAFIITLASCYRLAKFNVDTRQTDSFIGLPTPANALFIMSLPVIQIHSDGDGWVFSALSNPYVLVGIAFVSAFLLNSEIRLFSLKVKYFNWETNKIQVVFLVVSVLLLFFFQYKAIPLIIIFYILLSVITNRFRTSSAV
- the dnaA gene encoding chromosomal replication initiator protein DnaA; translated protein: MVKTAQSVWENCLVFIKDNIQDQAYKTWFEPIRAVELTDSALYIQVPSKFFYEWLEEHYVKLLKVALTKELGSSAKLLYKIKMENTYGNKQPFTEQLPSAHRAPVKPQEVDVPLQNKNPELKNPFVIPGIRNLKIESQLNANYSFENFLEGDSNRLARSAGLAVANKPGGTSFNPLLIFGGVGLGKTHLAHAIGVDIKEKYPEKTVLYISAEIFTQQYIDSVKRNTRNDFIHFYQLIDVLIIDDVQFLSGKTGTQDVFFHIFNHLHQNGKQVILTSDKAPVDMQDIEQRLLSRFKWGLSAELHQPDYETRISILNNILYRDGVEMPEEIIEYVAKNIKSNVRELEGAIISLIAQSSFNHREVTIELAKQVVEKFVKNVKREISIDYIQKVVSDYFQLDVDTLQSKTRKRHVVQARQLAMFFAKKFTKASLANIGSQIGDRDHATVLHACKTVDNLVTTDKQFRKFVEDINKKLSL
- a CDS encoding urea carboxylase-associated family protein, producing MHIINPRSGTSFILKKGQRLKVTDIKGEQVSDLLCFNLHDKKEYLSSGRTIDYAETIFLTTGHPFYSNRSNIMFRIVEDTVGRHDFLLTPCSKDTFRIIYGHENPHKGCFGNLCEALAEYGIEPDDIPITFNVFMHVAVDGATGKVDVLPPKSNAGDYIIIEAVMDLIVGLTACSAEMSNNGSFKPIGYEVMQ